In Alteromonas sp. RKMC-009, the genomic stretch CTCATCGCCAAGACCATATATAACGGTGGGATCGGTTTGCAGACGCATGCCACTGTCCAGCCTGTTAACAAATACACCGGCAATGAGGGGCCGCTCGCTGGCGACGGCGGTTTCTTTCTCAATAATTGACGCCATGATCAGCACATCATAAGGCGTTTTATAGGGCAATGCCCCGGGGCGGCTATCCCATTGTGGCTGAATATACCGGCTCAAAGCTTCACCTGCACGTCTGAGGATATCAGAGACAGAGGTACCGGCAGTATAGTGATAGGTGTCTGCCAGGAATAACCCCTCAGGCCAGGCCTGTGAATCATAACCTACAACGGCGGCTGCCAGCCCGGACAATGCATCATCTCCGGTAACATCCTGAACCAGATTCATATCGGCTCTGAGCAGCATCATCCACTGGCTGAGCGTCAACCCTTCCACAAGACTTATCTGAAACTGATATTCATCACCACTGGCAAACAGATACAGAGCGTCCACTGCAGACATCCCCGGTGTTAACTGATAGGTACCTGCTCTGACAGCACTGGCCTGCTGATCCAGTTTCAACCACACTTTTGCAGTAAGAAGAGGGAAAGACGCCAGGTCGTTATCCAATAAGTCGCGGACAACAGATGTCGCAGAACTACCCTGTGGTACGGTGTACAAAACGTCATCTTCTAACGAAAGTGGTGCTGTGAGTTGTTTAACAGACCAGAAATAAGCGATGGCCAGGAAAGCAAAGCCGGCAAAAAGTACTGCAAGGATACTAATCAGGCGTTTCATGTTCCCTCTCATAAGCCTCATTCATTTGCTGCTGCAACGTCCACACCGGCCCGCAATCGAAGCGAACCTCTGCATCATCAAACTGAATACGGTTCAGCGGTACAATGTGCATCAACGCATTACATAAAAAAACCGCGCTGGCTTCTTTAAGATCTGAAATCGTAAATTTTCCTGTTATCACAGGCTTGCCGGCCTGCGCAAGGGTAGAAAGAATAAACGCTCGGTAAACACCGGCCACGCCGGCGTTATCCAGTGATGGCGTATACCACTGACCGTCTGCATACCAAAACACATTGCTGGCACTCGCCTCTGTCACGTAGCCCTGCATATCACACACGATGGCATCATCGAGGGTAATCTGTTCTTTCACCAGCACCTGTTCGAGCCGGTTAATATGCTTGATACCTGCCAGCAAGGGTTGCAATCCCAGCGTCACTGGGCTGATATCAGCAGCAATTCCCTGCTTCTGCCAGCAAGCATACTGAGCCGGCACAGAGAAGTCAGATAACCGCCAGACAGCAGATTGCCCTGCCGGACGCTGATAGCCACGACCGCCACAACCTGAAGAAATGTGCACTTTCAACACGCCATCAGCCAGTTTTTCCGCTGCCGCATGCACTTGTTCAGTCAGCGAGGCCAAATCTACAGTTAATCCCAACCGGGCACTGTCATTTTGTAACCGCTGTTTATGAAGAGACCACAGAGCAACACGGCCACAAGCCACATGCATTGTGGTAAACATGCCATCACCGTATTGAAATGCGCGGTCCTGATGTATGTCTTCAGACATAAAGCGTGTGATTCATTGATAAAATTCAGTGCGGAAGTATACCAGCAGATGCAGGGATTTACAGTGTGCAGACGCGCCTTACAAAAACCGCAAGTGAGTTACGCATAACCTATCACTACACTTCAGATACAAAAAAAGGCAGCGTGATGCTGCCTTTTCACAATCAATTACATTAACCGTCAATACGTTTGAAGATTAATGAACCGTTAGTACCACCGAAGCCGAATGAATTACATAAGGCGTAAGGCGTATCGAATGATTTCGCTTTGTGTGCAACAAAATCAAGATCACAGCCTTCACCCGGATTGTCCAGGTTGATTGTAGGCGGCGCCATTTTGTCACGCAGTGCAAGCACGGTAAAAATAGCTTCTACCGAACCGGCAGCACCCAACAGGTGACCGGTCATTGACTTAGTCGAGCTGACCAGTAAATGATGAGCATGTTCACCAAATACCCGCTTTACTGCTGCAACTTCTGCAATGTCACCAGCTGGCGTGGACGTACCATGTGCATTGATATAACCAATATCTTCACGGTTAACGCCGCCATCCAGTAAGGCGTTTTCCATAGAACGGGCTGCGCCTTCGCCATCTGCAGGAGGTGAAGTCATGTGATATGCATCACCGCTCATTCCGAAGCCTGTCAGTTCAGCATAGATTTTGGCACCACGGGCAACTGCAGATTCATAAGATTCCAGCATCATCACACCGGCACCTTCACCCATTACAAAGCCATCACGGTCTTTATCCCATGGACGGCTGGCCTGCTGCGGCGCATCGTTATTTGCGGACAGCGCTCTGGCTGCTGCAAAACCTGCGATACCCAGCGGGGTAATAGAAGCTTCAGCACCACCTGCAAGCATGGCGTCAGCATCGCCGTAAGCGATGGTACGCGCTGCCACACCAATGTTGTGCACACCGGTTGTACAGGCTGTCACGATATTCAGGTTCGGCCCTTTCAGCCCTTCCATAATAGACAGGAAGCCGGAAATCATGTTGGTGATAGTAGAAGGCACAAAAAACGGTGAAACGCGCTTAGGACCGCTGTTCATCAGTTTAACGTGGTTCTGCTCGATTTGTTCAAGACCGCCGATACCTGAACCGATAGCCACACCTACACGGTGAGCATTCTCATCAGTAATCGCCAGACCGGAATCAGCAAGAGCCTGCTTACCCGCGGCAATGCCGAGCTGGATAAACCGGTCCATCTTTTTTGCTTCTTTCTTTTCGATGTAATCTTGCGGGTCGAAATCATCGACTTGACCGGCAAAACGAGTGGAATAGTTACTGCAATCGAATAAGGTGATGTCACCGATACCACTTTCACCTTTTAACAGGCGGCTCCACGTGTCTTCAACATTAGAAGCCAGTGGTGAAAGCATACCCATACCAGTAACTACTACGCGACGTTTTGTCACAAAAAGCCCTCGTATTGGAACTAACGTTAGATACGAAAACGGCTCTTAACAGAGCCGTTTTCGCAAAACTCAAGAACGCTTACGCGTCTTTATTTGCGTTGATGTAGTCGATAGCAGACTGAACGGTAGTGATCTTCTCTGCTTCTTCATCAGGAATTTCAGTATCGAACTCTTCTTCTAAAGCCATAACCAGCTCAACAGTGTCGAGTGAATCTGCGCCCAAATCATCAACGAAGGAAGCTTCAGCTTTTACTTCTTCTTCTTTAACGCCCAGCTGTTCTACGATGATCTTTTTTACGCGCTCTTCGATGTTACTCATAATTCTAGGTTTCCCTTAACGTCACTAGATAAAAAAGTGCCGCTAGTTTATTTTGCAAGGGCTATCCTTGCAAGTACCAAGTGATGTAAATATCCTGGTCAAACCAGCAACCAACCAATTAATTCTACAATTTTTTAACACCAACACCCAAGCAAAACAAGGCTCAGGCACGAAATTGCTGCCAGATGGCAACATTAATTCATATACATTCCACCATTCACATGGATGGTTTCACCAGTGATGTACGCAGCGCCATCACTGACTAAGAAAGCAACAGTTGAAGCAATTTCTTCCGGTGCACCCAGTCTGTTTGCCGGGATGTCCTTAAAGATCGCTTCTCGCTGGTCGTCTGTCAATGCTTTCGTCATGTCTGTATCGATAAAGCCCGGAGCGACCACATTGATGGTGATACCGCGGGATGCCACTTCACGTGCCATAGATTTGGAAAATCCAATCACACCGGCTTTTGCAGCAGCATAGTTTGCCTGTCCGGCATTACCGGCACTGCCCACTACTGAACCAACATTGACGATACGACCATAACGCTTCTTCATCATACCGCGTAACACGGCTTTAGACAGCGTAAAGATAGATGACAGATTGGTATCGATAATGTCCTGCCACTCGTCATCTTTCATTCGCATTAACAGATTATCACGGGTGATACCGGCATTATTGATCAGAATATCAATAGCACCAAATTCATCAGTAATGTTCTTCAGCACGGTTTCCACCGATGCTTTGTCTGTCACATTTAATGCCAGGCCTTTACCGCCTGATGCAGCTAAATATTCAGAAATAGCAGCAGCGCCATTTTCGCTGGTTGCAGTACCCACAACGGTTGCGCCCTGCGCAGACAGTGCTTCAGCAATGGCTTTACCGATACCGCGACTTGCGCCTGTTACTAAGGCGACTTTACCTGATAACTGACTCATAATTTTCCTGATTCTGAGTAATTAAAGATCAGCCAGTGTGTCCGGCGTATTTACCGCAACACTGGTTAATGCTTTATCAATTCGTTTAGTCAGACCGGTTAATACTTTACCCGGCCCCACTTCAATAATTTTCTCTACGCCCTGCGCGGCAAGGAACTCGACGGTACGGGTCCACTGCACCGGACAGTATAACTGACGCACGAGCGCATCTTTAATGGCTTCAGCCGAAGACTCTACGCTCACATCAACGTTGTTCACCACGTTAATCGCAGGTGCAGTAATGTTGATTGCAGCCAGTGCATCATCTAACTGGTCAGCAGCAGGACGCATTAGTTCGCAGTGAGACGGCACACTTACAGCCAGTGGTAACGCACGTTTTGCACCGGCGTCTTTACATGCCGTTGCAGCTTGTTCTGCGGCAGCCTTTTCACCGGCAATGACCACCTGGCCCGGCGAATTGAAGTTAACCGGAGACACAACTTCACCGGTTGCAATAGCTGTTTGCTGACAACACTCAGCAATGGTTTCATCGTCCAGCCCGATAATGGCATACATTGCCCCTGCTCCGGCCGGTACAGCCTGTTGCATGAACTGACCACGGGCTTCTACCAGCTTCACAGCGTCTTTAAATTCAATGGCACCGGCACAAACCAGCGCTGAATATTCACCCAGACTGTGACCGGCCAGGTAATCTACCTGAATCTGCTTTTCCTGAAGAATACGCCAGATGGCAACGCTGGCTGTCAGCAGCGCAGGCTGCGTGATGTGAGTCTCGTTTAACTTGCCGTCTGTATCATTCTGCACCAGATCCCACAAGTCATATCCCAACGCGTCTGACGCTTCTTTAAATGTATCAATTACAACAGGGTGGCTTTCAGCCAGCTCTTTAAGCATGCCGACAGACTGGGAACCTTGTCCCGGAAATACACAAGCTGTACGAGTCATTATTGTTCCTTATTGTTATCTTTATCGTGCCGGTCTGCAGACCGGACTTAATATCTTACCAGAGCTGAAGCCCAGGCGAAGCCTCCGCCGAATGCTTCAAGAAGAAGATTCTGACCACGCTTAATACGGCCATCTCTGATAGCAGTATCCAGTGCAGTAGGCACGGTTGCAGCAGACGTGTTACCGTATTTCTCCAGGGTCAGCACAACCTGATCTAACGACATGTCCAGCTTTCTGGCAGTCGCTTTAATGATGCGGAAGTTTGCCTGGTGCGGTACCAGCCAGTCAAGATCAGATTTTGCCATATTATTGGCAGCAAGAGTTTGTTCTACAGTCTCAGACAATTTAGTGACGGCAACTTTGAAAGTCTCATTGCCTTTCATAGCACACCAGTTTTCTTCAACGGAAGATGCTACACCCCGTTGAGGATTACCGGCATAGAGTAATTCACCGTAAGAACCGTCTGCGTGAATATGGGTAGACAAAATACCCGGTTCCTCACTGGCTTCAATGACCGTTGCACCTGCACCGTCGCCAAACAGAATGATTGTACCGCGGTCGGTCGGATCCATCATGCGGGTCAGACAGTCTGTACCAATAACCAGCACCCGTTTAGCCATACCGGACTTGATGTACTGATCGGCAATACTCAGGGCATAACAATAACCGGCACAGGCAGCGGCGACATCAAACGCAGGAATGCCGTTAATGTCGAGCATCGCCTGAATTTCACACGCTGTGCTTGGAAATGCATGGGCACCACTGGTGGTTGCACACACAATCATGTCGATGGACTTCGGGTCGATACCAGCAGCTTCTATAGCATGCTTACTGGCTTCAAATCCCATGGTGGCGGCTGTTTCGTCAGCACCGATAATTCGTCTTTCTTTAATCCCGGTACGTTCAGTGATCCATTCGTCACTGGTATCGACCATTTTTTCCAGGTCGGCATTAGTACGCACTTCACTGGGATAATAACTTCCGGTCCCGATAATTCGTGAATAATTGCTCAAAGCTGCTCCAACAAAACCGTTTCTATTTTACTTTTTATTTTCTCAGGAATGCCCATTTTGGCTTCTTGCATTGCCTGATAAATCGCATAGTAAAAAGCGTCAGCGGAAGCGTTTCCGTGACTCTTGATGACAATGCCGCGCAATCCTATCAGACTCGCCCCGTTATACTGGTCGGGGTTCACCCTGTTGTAGATGCTTTTCAGCAGCGGCAACGCTATTCTGGCCATCAAACGGCTTAAAAGGTTCATTTGGGATTGTCGTTTTACTTCATTAATAACCAGTTTGGCTAAACCTTCGGTAGATTTAAGGGCAATATTGCCGGTAAATCCGTCGGTCACCACTACATCGGCATAATCAGTAAAAATGTCATCCCCTTCCACATAACCTATATAATTCAGTGCGCTGGCATTTCTGAACAACTGATCGGCAATCTTTACCTGCGCATTTCCTTTTATATCTTCTTCGCCTACGTTCAGTAGCGCCACTCTCGGCTTTTCAATACCGGACACTTCCTGGGCAAGTACACTGGCCATCACACCATATTGAAACAGTATTTCTGACGTACAGTTTACGTTTGCGCCAAGATCCAGCAGAAACACTTTATGGTGACTGGCCGTCGGCATTGCTGATACAAGGGCTGGCCGGTCAATACCGGGCAATGTTTTCAGAAGATAATAAGCCATTGCCAGCAACGCGCCGGTATTTCCGGCACTGACACAGGCATCGGCCTCCCCGGATTCCACCAGTTCAATAATGCGGCGCATAGAAGATTGCTTTTTATTGCGCAATGCAAAGGCAGGCGCGTCGCCCATATCAACGACATCGTCGCAATGCTCGATGGTGACTCTTGCACGTTGTTCTGGCAATAAATCAGCGACAGCAGGTTCAATGACGGACTGCTGGCCACATAAGATAAATTTGAAATCTGGATGTTGCCGGATGGCTTTGAGGGTAGCGGAAAGGATAACAGGGGGACCATGATCGCCCCCCATGATATCTAACGCAATGGTTAGCTTAGACAAAAGTTGTCACCTACTGATTAGCGGGCGATTACTTTTTTGCCTTTATAGTAACCATCTGCGGTTACGTGATGACGACGGTGTGTTTCACCCGACGTTGAATCGACAGACAAAGTCGCGCCTGTCAATGCATCGTGTGAACGACGCATACCACGCTTAGAGCGTGTTTTACGATTTTGTTGTACTGCCATAACTTACTCCTGGTCTCGCTTAAGTTCTTTCAAAACCGCGAAAGGGTTTGGTCGCTCATGTTCCGGACTGATTTTACCAAATGTCATATCATCTTTACCAAGGCCGCAATCCTCCTCTGCATGAAGGGCTACGATAGGTAATGAGATAATCAACTCGTCTTCAAATAATTGAAGTAAATCGACTTCTCCGTGGTCGTTGACCTCTACCGGTTCATAGGCTTCGGGTAATGCATCTGCCTCTTGCTGATCTTGTCCCTGCACCGGACTAAAACAGAATTCGGTATGAAGTGAGTGTGGAAACTCGCCATTACACCTCTGACAGATAAGTGTTACCTGTGCGCTTAAGTGACCGTGAAAGACAGTAAGACCCTGCGCGTCTTTTTCGAACTGTACTTCTGCGTTCACCCATTCATCACAGCTGACAACAGCTTCATTCAATCGTTCCAGATCTTTACTTGCGATAACACCCCGGTAATCGGAACGTTTCACAGCGCTTTTCACCGGATCGACGGTATGAGGTAATTTCACTTTCTGCATAGGGCGCGCATATTATAGATTTGGTATCTCAGTGTCAAAAGATTAATCGCCTTTTAGTCCGGATTCGACCGGTTGGCGGACAGATTGTCAGGTATTCGGGATAAAAACAGCCGGCGACTCGAAAATATCGCGGATTTATGGCTTACTCCCGCTACTATCCGGCACACTATGTAACCGAAAGAGGAATTCATGTATCCATCTCCCCGCTTTATTCTGGCCACGTCTTCTGTTTACCGTCAGGCACAATTCGCTTCTCTGGGTGTTAATGCCACAATTATTGCACCGGATATAGATGAAAGCCCGTTAACGGATGAACAGCCGGGAGCGCTGGCAGAACGGCTGGCGGCAGCAAAAGCCGGTAAGGTCGCAGCAGAGACGGAAAACGGTATTGTTATAGCCGGCGATCAGGTGGCTTCCCTGACTACCGGTTCCGGCACCACAATTATACTTGGCAAGCCCGAAACTCATGAGGCTGCAACGGAACAGCTTTTACTTAGCAGCGACCGCTGCGTGACATTCTATTCTGCCCTGAGCATTATTGACGCTGCCACAAAAGAGCAGACAACGGCTACCGAAATAACAAAAGTGCATTTCCGTTCACTCAGCAAAACACACATTGAACAGTATCTGCGGGACGAAAAACCCTATGACTGCGCCGGCAGTTTTAAGTCTGAAGGTAAAGGTACCTTGCTGTTTGAACGAATTGAATCCCGTGATCCGAATGCCCTCATCGGCTTACCGGTTATGCTTCTGCGGGATATGCTTGCCGGTTACGGGATAGATTTATTGTTACTCGCCACTTCACTGACTGAGTAATAATGATTCCAGTTCTGCAATGCTGTGCACAATAGCCAGCGGCGCAAACCGTTCCAGGTGAACCTGTGCATGCACACCATAAGATACACCAATACGTGCAATGCCTGCGTCCTGCGCCATTTGCATATCAAAGGTGGTATCCCCGATCATAACAGCATTCGACTTATCGACTCCGGCTTCGGCGAGAAGTTGCAGGATCATATCCGGCGACGGCTTGGACTCTGCGTCATCAGCACACCGCGAAAAGCTGAAATAGTGACCGGTATCTGTGTTCTTCCAGGCACGGTCAAGTCCCCTTCTCGCTTTACCGGTAGCAACAGCAAGCGTTCGTCCGCTATTTTTTAATGAAGTGAGCATCTGCTCAGTGCCGTTAAACATAGGGCTTGGTGTCTGGTCCTGTTCAATAAACGCATTTTTATAGGCTTCAAACAGCCGGTCTGTCAGTGCTTCATCAGTGATGTGAAACAGCTTTTGAATTGCCGGACGCAGACTGATACCGATAATTCCCCCGACAGCTTCAGCCGTTGGGATCGCTACTTCGCATTGACGTGCAGCAAGCTGCATGCAATTTACAATTTTGGCCGCTGAATCCATCAACGTGCCGTCCCAGTCGAAAATAACAAATTTATACTTCATTTAACTGCTTTAGCGCTCTGGTTAATTGTTCATCAAGGGGCGCCTGAAAACGAACAGTTTCTCCGCTGCCAGGATGTATAAACTGAATGCTGGCGGCATGCAGAAACAGACGCTTTAAATCACGGCTACGCATCGTGTCATCGAACTGTTCATCGCCATATTTGGGATCGCAGGCAATAGGATGACCGGCATGCAAACAGTGCACACGTATTTGATGCGTTCTGCCTGTTATAGGAGATGCTTCTACCAGGGTGGCATCCTCATAGCGCGTCAGAATGCGGTAGCGGGTTTCTGATGGTTTACCGTTTTCATTCACGCTCACCAGCCTTTCGCCGGATTGCAGTACGTTTTTCAACAACGGCGCTTTTACCTTAAAGCGGTTTTCAGGCCATTGACCGGCGACCAGTGCCTGATAGCGCTTGTCCATTTGTCCGTCACGGAGCTGGGCATGCAGATGGCGCAGTGCTGAACGTTTTTTAGCAATGATAATGCAGCCGGAAGTGTCCCGGTCGAGACGGTGTACCAGTTCCATAAACTGAGCATCGGGTCGTAGTGCCCTGAGGCCTTCAATCAGGCCGAAATTCAGGCCGCTGCCACCGTGCACCGCAGTGCCTGAAGGTTTGTTAATAACCAGAATGCGGTCATCCTCGAACAATATACAATGCTCAAGTTCTGCCACCTTATCCAGTTTCGGATTCGGCGTATCTTTGGGTTCTGATACCCGCACCGGCGGAATGCGGATAACATCATCAGCCTGAAGCTTATATTCCGGCTTTACTCTGCCTTTATTTACCCGCACTTCACCTTTACGCAAAATCCGGTAAATCATACTTTTCGGCACACCCTTTAACTGGGTACGCAAATAATTGTCGATGCGCTGCCCTTCGAGATCTGGCTCGATGGTAACGAAACGAACTTGTTGGGGGGTATCTTCTTTCATGGGCGGGAGTATACCTGAGCAAGTATGGATACGCTAAAGCTAAATAGCGCAAACCGGGACCATTTCAACAGACAATTGAGGGTCCTCCCGTTCTGCCGGATTGGTTAAAGAACAGCCATTCTTACGCTCGGGTCTGTCTTTTATGTAATTAATTTCTGAATATGACGTTTTTTAGTACAAAAGGGAGTTAACTTTGCTTGCTAAACCCGAAACGATGGTGAGATAATCGCGTGTGATTTTGCAGTAAACATGCTGAGCAAAATCCGGTTCGAACTTAATTAATGAACCATAATATTGTGCGGACAACTGAATAAACGCATTCGTCCGGTTTATAAAGGCAGCACAAAAGCCTTTAGAACGTTGCACAAACTGATGAAAATAAAGTTCGCCGTTTAGCAAACAGAATTAAATTGACCTTTGCCCCTGTAATGACGGGGGTGAAAATGAAAAAAGATAGTAAGGGCCGTCGTTCCCGACACCCCGCATTTAATTGTCCGGCTAACTGAAAAATGCCGGTATTTATGGGTAATACGACTAAACAACAAATCCCGCACACAGCCGTGAGGCTGGGTGACGCGTATTTGCACGTGTCATTTTGATTTTGTGTCTAAGCGGCTGTACAAAACAGAGTTAGATACAATGAAAAGAATGTTGATTAACGCAACTCAACAAGAAGAGTTGCGCGTTGCCCTGGTTGATGGGCAACGGCTGTATGATCTTGATATTGAAAGCCCGGGTCACGAACAAAAGAAGGCGAATATATACAAAGGTAAGATTACCCGCGTAGAACCCAGCCTTGAAGCTGCTTTCGTAGACTACGGTGCAGACCGCCATGGCTTCCTGCCTCTTAAAGAAATTGCCCGCACTTACTTCCCGAAAGGTTATAAATTCGAAGGCCGCCCGAACATCAAAGATGTGATTAAAGAAGGCCAGGAAGTTATTGTTCAGATTGATAAAGAAGAGCGTGGCCAGAAAGGCGCAGCCCTCACTACTTTCCTGTCACTGGCTGGTAGTTACCTGGTACTGATGCCGAATAACCCCCGCGCAGGTGGTATTTCCCGCCGCATCGAAGGTGATGAGCGTACGGATCTGAAAGATGCCCTGTCCCGCCTGGATTTACCGGACGGCATGGGTCTGATTGTCCGTACTGCTGGTGTAGGTAAATCTTACGAAGAACTGGAATGGGATTTAAAAGTACTCCTGAAGCACTGGGAAGCCATTTCAGAAGTCGCTGAAAGCCGTGCGGCGCCATTCCTTATCCATCAGGAAAGTAACGTTATTGTCCGTGCCATCCGCGACTATCTACGCCGTGATATCGGTGAGATCCTGATTGATAAAACCAGCATCTATGAAGAAGCCCTGCAGCACATCGAACTGGTGCGTCCGGACTTTGCTAACCGTGTAAAACTGTATAAGGGTGATGTACCTCTGTTCAGTCACTACCAGATTGAAAGTCAAATCGAATCAGCTTTCCAGCGTGAAGTCCGTCTGCCTTCCGGCGGTTCAATTGTTATCGATCCGACAGAAGCCCTGACATCCATCGACATTAACTCTGCCCGCGCAACAAAAGGCGGAGATATTGAAGAAACAGCCCTGAATACCAACCTTGAAGCCGCCGACGAAATTGCCCGTCAGTTGCGTCTTCGCGACTTAGGTGGTCTGGTAGTCATCGACTTTATCGATATGACACCGGTCCGTCACCAGCGCGAAGTTGAAAAACGTATGCAGGATGCTGTGCGCTCAGACCGTGCACGTGTTCAGCTGGGGCGTATCTCACGCTTCGGCCTGCTGGAAATGTCACGTCAGCGTTTACGTCCTTCTCTGGGCGAGTCAGCTCACCATGTATGTCCGCGCTGTTCCGGTCACGGTACAATCCGTGGTACCGAATCTCTGGCGCTGTCGATTCTGCGGATTATCGAAGAAGAAAGCATCAAAGATAATACCGGTCAGATTGAAGCTCAGTTGCCGGTACCGGTAGCCACCTACCTGCTGAATGAAAAGCGTAAGTCAATCAATGTGATCGAGAAGCGCCATAACGTTTCACTGCTGTTGATCCCTAACCCTCACCTGGACACGCCGCATTACGAAGTTGTTCGCCACCGTCCGGATGAAGTCATTTCAGATGCAAGCTATAACGTTGCCCTGAAAGAGCAGGACGAGACAGAGGCCTATAAGCCGGCCGCAGCACCGGTAAAACGTGAAGAACCTGCATTGAAAGGTCTGGTTGCGCCGACTCAGGCTCCTCCTGCTCCTGTAGCAGCGCCTGCAGCGAAAGAAGCAACTGCACCGGCAGCCACTGAAACCCTGTTCACCAAACTGGGCAAATGGATTTCTTCTGTTCTTGGCGGTGAAGACAAGAAAGAAGAAGAAACAAAGACAGAAGAGAAGAAGCGTAGTCCGCGTAATAATCGCAATAATGACAACCGCAACAGAAAACCACGCAACAACCGTAACCGTCGTGGTAAGCAGTCTGAGAACAGCAATGAGCGTGATGAGAGTAAACAGACTCAGAAGCGCCAGGATGATAAACGTAACAGCCGTCCTAAGTCCCGCCGTAAGCCGCAGGAA encodes the following:
- a CDS encoding Maf family protein produces the protein MYPSPRFILATSSVYRQAQFASLGVNATIIAPDIDESPLTDEQPGALAERLAAAKAGKVAAETENGIVIAGDQVASLTTGSGTTIILGKPETHEAATEQLLLSSDRCVTFYSALSIIDAATKEQTTATEITKVHFRSLSKTHIEQYLRDEKPYDCAGSFKSEGKGTLLFERIESRDPNALIGLPVMLLRDMLAGYGIDLLLLATSLTE
- the rne gene encoding ribonuclease E, with the translated sequence MLINATQQEELRVALVDGQRLYDLDIESPGHEQKKANIYKGKITRVEPSLEAAFVDYGADRHGFLPLKEIARTYFPKGYKFEGRPNIKDVIKEGQEVIVQIDKEERGQKGAALTTFLSLAGSYLVLMPNNPRAGGISRRIEGDERTDLKDALSRLDLPDGMGLIVRTAGVGKSYEELEWDLKVLLKHWEAISEVAESRAAPFLIHQESNVIVRAIRDYLRRDIGEILIDKTSIYEEALQHIELVRPDFANRVKLYKGDVPLFSHYQIESQIESAFQREVRLPSGGSIVIDPTEALTSIDINSARATKGGDIEETALNTNLEAADEIARQLRLRDLGGLVVIDFIDMTPVRHQREVEKRMQDAVRSDRARVQLGRISRFGLLEMSRQRLRPSLGESAHHVCPRCSGHGTIRGTESLALSILRIIEEESIKDNTGQIEAQLPVPVATYLLNEKRKSINVIEKRHNVSLLLIPNPHLDTPHYEVVRHRPDEVISDASYNVALKEQDETEAYKPAAAPVKREEPALKGLVAPTQAPPAPVAAPAAKEATAPAATETLFTKLGKWISSVLGGEDKKEEETKTEEKKRSPRNNRNNDNRNRKPRNNRNRRGKQSENSNERDESKQTQKRQDDKRNSRPKSRRKPQEDKKDKPEQQNQNREAEAQTDNQEAQPARKKQVAERRKRRDNRRSVRVNKDAADKPATQQPQADKSDTKHSAVEVKEAVTETVQTVAPSDTQFATETPASSPEQSRKGPELTQDSPEPTQADAEQSNTSKAKNTDVSASAETTEQADSTASEQDASGEENGQKRESRGRSRRSPRHVRAAGQRRKKEQSPAGDVAEDNAPQQVSEASEVADSDAATGAVQDELQFDIAHPEEDTQAKKPKSAKPRVRVDGDQLTAVPASPEQVEINLAAHAESETEQQNTAQETESVTQEAQSSTETPAETQATETVAGVAEKAAPVSETPVAATAEKEVKSEAVAPVAKPAVAKATFRATSSTGQKSASHPMALPPVVEAVFSDVTAGAMKDESRPALLVSGKAASVSQATSSASAAMTLPASAPEVAVAEEA
- a CDS encoding HAD-IA family hydrolase, whose amino-acid sequence is MKYKFVIFDWDGTLMDSAAKIVNCMQLAARQCEVAIPTAEAVGGIIGISLRPAIQKLFHITDEALTDRLFEAYKNAFIEQDQTPSPMFNGTEQMLTSLKNSGRTLAVATGKARRGLDRAWKNTDTGHYFSFSRCADDAESKPSPDMILQLLAEAGVDKSNAVMIGDTTFDMQMAQDAGIARIGVSYGVHAQVHLERFAPLAIVHSIAELESLLLSQ
- the rluC gene encoding 23S rRNA pseudouridine(955/2504/2580) synthase RluC gives rise to the protein MKEDTPQQVRFVTIEPDLEGQRIDNYLRTQLKGVPKSMIYRILRKGEVRVNKGRVKPEYKLQADDVIRIPPVRVSEPKDTPNPKLDKVAELEHCILFEDDRILVINKPSGTAVHGGSGLNFGLIEGLRALRPDAQFMELVHRLDRDTSGCIIIAKKRSALRHLHAQLRDGQMDKRYQALVAGQWPENRFKVKAPLLKNVLQSGERLVSVNENGKPSETRYRILTRYEDATLVEASPITGRTHQIRVHCLHAGHPIACDPKYGDEQFDDTMRSRDLKRLFLHAASIQFIHPGSGETVRFQAPLDEQLTRALKQLNEV